A window of Bacillus toyonensis BCT-7112 genomic DNA:
TCAAATATATCGATCGTAACTTGCAATATATCAACGATTTTCTTAATATATCGATCTATCGACAAAAAACGACAGACAAGCACCCATTTCTCATCAACAAAAAAAGAGCCCACACATTCAAATGCGGACTCCCTCCAATCACTTATTTACCGAAAAACGAAGTAACTGCGTTAATCCCGGCTCTAAATTCATTTCACCTTTATGACGTACGTATACAGTTTTATCTCCATCAAAATTCGGAGGATTTGCTTTATTATACGTATACCACTCATTCGTTCCTTCTATAGAGTACTCCATGTATTCAGTTGCACCGGCAATTACGTTTTTACTATCATCAGCTGTTACATCTGGTGCCATTTGCGCAACTTTTGAATCACTAACTAATAATTTCTTAATATCCTTATCACGTTTATAATCGTAAGCCGTTACGACAACATCGTTACCGTATGCTTTCACTTGCAGTCCTTGTTTAAATGAATATCCATCAGGAGCAGTTTTCTCTCCACCATTTGGTCCTGCTGACATCCAGCCTGTTTCAATCCCGCCTGTATTTACAACAGTGAAACCTTTTTCATCTCCGCCTTTAATTTTCTTTTTACCAGCCCAGTCAGGTAAGTTTAAATCCCAATGCGTATGACTCGTGAAGAAAACAACTTGCGGATAGTCTTTTAATATATCATACAATTTATCCACGTTTAAATAATCTTGTAAATATGGTGATTGTTTCGATCCGGATACCGTATCAGGTAAAACGTGATGAGAGAAAATGAAAATTGGTTTATTTTTATCTTTTTGACTATACTCTTCTAAATTTTGTTTAAGCCAACCTAATTGCTCATCACTCATATATACTTCGTCCCACATTTTTGAATCGTGGTATTTCATATATTTTTCAGTTCCTAAAAATAAAAGCGGATAACCGTCTAATTCTTTTTTATGATATACCTTTTCTTGCCCACTGAACTTCAGATAACGGTTAAATAGCGTTTCCTCAGTTACACCATTTGGCCATGTATTTTGAGAAAGTTTCCCATCAGCTGTCCATTTCCCAGCATAAAACTCATGATTCCCAACAGTTGACCATACATTTTCCGGATGTTTATTTTTGTTTAACACACGCTTCACATCATCATATTGTGACTGCTGTCCAGTTGGCGTTATATCCCCATTCATAATAAGCGCTCTAGAAAGTGGCGTCACTTTGCTCATATCTTTTAACACGTGATCAAAGTCCCCTAAATCCCCTTGAATATCACTAATAACGTTAAAAGTTGTAGCTGATTTTCGGACTTGCTCTTTCCCTTCCGCATGCACTGAAAACGTCGGTAATAATGCTGCCATAACTGCTAACGAAGCAACTGTCTTTTTCATACAAATTCTCCCCCTAATAATAGAATGTACAAACTGACATATTCTGCTTTCTCTTAGGTGCTTGTCCAATTCATATTATAGGGAGAGATTGTAAAGGCTAATGGAGTGAAAAATTAATTGTTTTTTAAGAGATTTTGTCTTTTCATTGCACTCCACAATTCGAGATTCGCGCCAATCTAGCTTTCTAGCCTTTAACATTACATACATGTAAATTTTGATGTTAAATCTTTTCGTTTCATACGTTGTTTTTTATTACTTTTAATTTTCGGGAAAAATCCACTAATTAATAATGTTATAATCCATACCATTATTAGAATAAAATTTATTGTATTACCGGAATTCAAGCTGAAAACTCTCCACAAATAGGCAGCACAAAATACGAGGATAGCAGTAATAATAAGTAAAAATGTCCTAACTACTAATCCGATGTAGGATCTCTTCTCTTGCTTAAAAATGAAAGTTCTTCTACCTTTGTACAATCTAATCACAAATAGCAGCAAATATAAACCAAGTGTGGCTCCAATAACAATTGATGTAATAGAGTTGTTTTTTCTCTGCTCAGCTAGAGAGAAGTAACTTTCAGGTAATTTTCCCGTTTCATATTCAATCCATGCGTGGTAAATATCCTGTCGTAAGTCTATACCACCTTCACCATTTGTAAGGATTACCAATCCATCCTTTGTATTAGGAATGAAACCATAAAAAGAATGCCAGCCTCGATTGTCACCAGAATGATAAAGTAATTTCCATTGATTAGATAGTTTTTTTTCAAATATACCTAAACCATTCTCCCCTAATACTAGCTTTTGCATTTCTTCAACATGTTCACTTTTGATGACACCATTCCCCTTATTATTTGCATCCATGCTTGCAAGTATCAATGTCATCATATCCGTAACATTTGTCTTAAGACCTGCAGCAGCCTGTTCGGTAAATTGGTAACTAGGGAGCTCCTCTCCAAAATATCCATAAGCTTTCGAAAGGTTATGGTTTTCAGGACGTTGTAAGAATGAACTAGATTTTATTCCTAAAGGTTTCATAATTTGTTCTTCCATATAACGATCAAACGGTATTCCGGTAACCTCTTCAATTACAAGTTGTAAAATTGTATATCCGCCACCAGAGTAAATTGTTTCTGAACCTGGTTTATTGGTAACCTCCACTGGTTCATTAAGCCATCCTTTTCCAGACAGAGATTCCTCAATAGAGTCAAGATGTTTCCCTGGTGCAACCCCGAGGTATCCTTTATGTGCAGACAGCCCTGCTGTATGACTTAACAATCTTCTTATCGTGACTTCATTATTATTAAACTCTGAATTAGGTAATTTCCATTTGGTCAAATATTTTCCAACGGGATCATCTAGTAATAAACGTCCTTCATCTACAAGATGCAAGATTCCCCACGCTGTAAGGCTTTTAGATATAGAACCAGCTTGAAACAATGTATCATCACTCACCGCTTTTTTTGTCTTTTTGTCTACATAACCGTAGTTAAGTGTATAAGCAATACGCCCCTCATGTACGATACCTATTGCAACCCCTGGTACCTCATAATTCTCCTGCCATTTTGGTACCTGTTCATCCATCTTTTTTTTGAAATTCTCTATACTTCTATTAGTCAACGTGCCCGATTCTGCCCTCACCACATTTGTAAACCATGCTTCATTCATAATGAATATACAAATCATTAAACATAAAATACTTTTGCATATTATCGATGCTTTTTGTCTATTCTTCATTTGCTACACCCCTTTTTTTCAGAATATTCTACCCATCGATTAGAATATCCCATTCTAATATCCTATTCTATCGATTTTTATTACTTAACCTTACAAAATTGTAATAAAAATCAAAGTTCTACATACTTAGGGGTTTTACTGTTCTTTATTCGAGGGCAGGAAATTTAATACAAAAAAGACACAGAGATTCCTCCCCATGCCTACTAATTTCTTACCTTTTCACCACATGCACATAATGTACCGTCTCAAAAGCTTCTAAATAATCGTTTCTTCCTTCAAAATACAATTTATTTATGTCCACTGGTGATAAGTGCTCATAAATGAGTAAGCCCGACTTTTCTAACAGTGCTTCTATTTCGGTATAAGAAAAACATGATTTCATCGGTTCTCCGCCTACCGCAGCCATTTTCACCATGTTTTCAACTCGATTGGACAACCCTTTTTCTATAAATAAGTTTTCATCAGGATAATCGAAAACGATGGAACTCCCTGCTGGAACCAAATCGAATAAACATTCTATTAAACTGGAAAGTTCCTCTTTCGTTAAATAGTACGTAACACCTAAAAGGCTAAAGAAAGTCTTTTTATTTTCAAATCCTTCATTGCGTAACTGTTCATAGGAAAATCCTTTCGTAAAATCCATGGAAACAAAATGAAGGTTATTTGGAATTTCAAATTCTGCCTCTTTCACTCTTATTTTCTTAAACGCTTGCGTAGAAGGGTGATCCACTTCAAATATTTCTATTTTATTTTCTAATTCTCGGTGCCTAAAGCTAAACGTGTCCAAACCTGCACCGAGTATGACATATTGTTTTGCTCCTAGTGTAATTTCATGTAGTAATACCTTTTCACAATATGCTGCACGTGCTAAAGGTGTTGGTGATAACTGAACTTGTGTAATCCATTTTAATATTTCTTTCGGATTATCTTCAAACTGCTCTGCAATATCTTTATTGAAAAAATGTATTCCTTGAACCATATTCATTTCAATATTGTTACGTTCTTTTTGTGAAAGAAAATCTTTAGCTACATAATCATCAAAGATTTTAGGACTATCAAACTCACTATGATATGCCCTTCCAAAAGCTGATACTAACGACGTTACACTTGCTTCACCTTGTTTCACGCACATACACTCCTTCATTTTCACAACAAAAATAGGGTCCCCCTGGCCAGGAGAACCCTATTATACACTTTATTTTTATATTGGTAAATTATAGCATAAATAAGTTTTTTTATCAAGTTTTCAGCTCGCCCTCACTCTAGCAATTTGTGTATCTTCTAGCAGGAATACTCCTTCTCGCATAGAATATTCCAGTTTATAACAGTACCAACGGAGGCTGTCATGAAAAGATTAGTTATCATTACAGTAGGGAAAACCCACAGCGAAAAAACTACATTCGCTAGAGCGCTAGAAAAAGAGTTACGTAACTCTTTCATAATGGATCAAGACAACCAAGCTGCATTTATTAACACGCATTATAAAAAATTACAGCCGACTGAAGGGCCAAATACACTAAAGCATGGTCTTTCAAAATTCATTGTTGATTATGCAAAAGCATATACAAATTTACACCTTATCATTTGTAATTCCAATCGCAGTAAAAACAGAAGAGTATATTTACTAAATGAATTATTTCCACAAAACGAATATATACGCATATTAGTCCATTTTGACATTCCTGTTGATGTCCTATATAAAAGAGTGGCTCATAGTAAACGAAGTACAAATATTTTTAGGGGTAACTATTCTAGTTTCAAAGAAATGCTCAATCGCCAACAGGCTAAATCACTGCATGAGGATACAATAGATCCTATAGAAAACGAGGCTGATCATTTGTTTATTATTCGCAATAGTAAGGATGTAAACCTTAGTATAGAAGAAATTGTTCATCTTGCTGAAGATTTGTCCCCTCCCCCTAAATAAGAGATTTTAAAAATTACATATTCTTAGATTAATATGTAAATACTTCCTCTAGTCACCGCACATGGTATATAATAATAAAATAATCTACTTCTATATGCTCAATTCTACACAAAACAGCTCATGCATATGAAAGAAAAGAGGTACAAAAATATGAAAACAAAACAAACAATCGCTGCGTCTACACTAGCTTTAGCTATGATTGCAGGCGCAAACTCGGCCCATGCGGAAGTAAATGATACTACTCCACAGCAAAATACAGGAGATCGATTAGCTGAAATTAAGCAACATAGACAAGAGTTAGATGCGAAATTACAGCAGCACAAAGAAAATGTGGATCAAACATTAAATGAACTTAACCAAGTTAAGGAAAATGTTGATACTAAGGTGAATGAACTACATGAAC
This region includes:
- a CDS encoding AAA family ATPase → MKRLVIITVGKTHSEKTTFARALEKELRNSFIMDQDNQAAFINTHYKKLQPTEGPNTLKHGLSKFIVDYAKAYTNLHLIICNSNRSKNRRVYLLNELFPQNEYIRILVHFDIPVDVLYKRVAHSKRSTNIFRGNYSSFKEMLNRQQAKSLHEDTIDPIENEADHLFIIRNSKDVNLSIEEIVHLAEDLSPPPK
- a CDS encoding serine hydrolase domain-containing protein; the protein is MKNRQKASIICKSILCLMICIFIMNEAWFTNVVRAESGTLTNRSIENFKKKMDEQVPKWQENYEVPGVAIGIVHEGRIAYTLNYGYVDKKTKKAVSDDTLFQAGSISKSLTAWGILHLVDEGRLLLDDPVGKYLTKWKLPNSEFNNNEVTIRRLLSHTAGLSAHKGYLGVAPGKHLDSIEESLSGKGWLNEPVEVTNKPGSETIYSGGGYTILQLVIEEVTGIPFDRYMEEQIMKPLGIKSSSFLQRPENHNLSKAYGYFGEELPSYQFTEQAAAGLKTNVTDMMTLILASMDANNKGNGVIKSEHVEEMQKLVLGENGLGIFEKKLSNQWKLLYHSGDNRGWHSFYGFIPNTKDGLVILTNGEGGIDLRQDIYHAWIEYETGKLPESYFSLAEQRKNNSITSIVIGATLGLYLLLFVIRLYKGRRTFIFKQEKRSYIGLVVRTFLLIITAILVFCAAYLWRVFSLNSGNTINFILIMVWIITLLISGFFPKIKSNKKQRMKRKDLTSKFTCM
- a CDS encoding DUF4073 domain-containing protein, producing MKKTVASLAVMAALLPTFSVHAEGKEQVRKSATTFNVISDIQGDLGDFDHVLKDMSKVTPLSRALIMNGDITPTGQQSQYDDVKRVLNKNKHPENVWSTVGNHEFYAGKWTADGKLSQNTWPNGVTEETLFNRYLKFSGQEKVYHKKELDGYPLLFLGTEKYMKYHDSKMWDEVYMSDEQLGWLKQNLEEYSQKDKNKPIFIFSHHVLPDTVSGSKQSPYLQDYLNVDKLYDILKDYPQVVFFTSHTHWDLNLPDWAGKKKIKGGDEKGFTVVNTGGIETGWMSAGPNGGEKTAPDGYSFKQGLQVKAYGNDVVVTAYDYKRDKDIKKLLVSDSKVAQMAPDVTADDSKNVIAGATEYMEYSIEGTNEWYTYNKANPPNFDGDKTVYVRHKGEMNLEPGLTQLLRFSVNK
- a CDS encoding class I SAM-dependent methyltransferase; the protein is MCVKQGEASVTSLVSAFGRAYHSEFDSPKIFDDYVAKDFLSQKERNNIEMNMVQGIHFFNKDIAEQFEDNPKEILKWITQVQLSPTPLARAAYCEKVLLHEITLGAKQYVILGAGLDTFSFRHRELENKIEIFEVDHPSTQAFKKIRVKEAEFEIPNNLHFVSMDFTKGFSYEQLRNEGFENKKTFFSLLGVTYYLTKEELSSLIECLFDLVPAGSSIVFDYPDENLFIEKGLSNRVENMVKMAAVGGEPMKSCFSYTEIEALLEKSGLLIYEHLSPVDINKLYFEGRNDYLEAFETVHYVHVVKR